In one window of uncultured Acetobacteroides sp. DNA:
- a CDS encoding M3 family metallopeptidase, whose product MSTIAETKDKDKVANPLLTAWNTPFQTPPFEQFKPEHYVPAFQEIIAKAKKQVDDIVASKAALTFDNTIVALERSGEDLERVANVFFNLNSAETNEQLQAVAREVAPLLSDFSNDINLNPALFAKVKAVYDRRNTLKLDDEQQMLLEKTYKGFVRSGANLDEKGKERFRQISKELSDLSLQFDENVLAETNGFVLHITNEADLAGIPDGAREMAKGIAQSKKLDGWAFDLSMPSFMAFMKYADNRELREKLFKAYGSRGFQNNKYNNYEIVAKTVNLRLEMAKLLGYNTYGDYVLEERMAQSADKVNGLLNQLLSASQPAGKKEVEEVTAFAKESGASFELQRWDWSYYSEKLKDKKYSVNDELVKPYFQLEKVRDGVLGLAGKLYGISFKKNASIPVYNKDVEAYEVYDKDGKFLSVLYMDYYPRAGKNGGAWMTNYRSQYNDGKKDVRPVVSLVFNFNKPTESRPSLLTFGELETFLHEFGHGLHGMFANGKYASLSGTSVYRDFVELPSQIMENWAVEKEFLDMFAEHYQTGEKIPQDLINKIKQSANFQAGYASLRQLSFGLLDMAWHSQAAPFAGNMIDFERNATAATDILPAVDGTATSSAFSHIFAGGYAAGYYGYKWAEVLDADAYSLFKKNGIFDTKTAQSFRDNILSKGGTLHPMKLYVKFRGQEPTVDALLERSGLKN is encoded by the coding sequence ATGAGTACAATTGCCGAAACGAAGGACAAGGATAAGGTGGCCAATCCGCTGCTTACGGCGTGGAATACCCCCTTTCAGACGCCCCCCTTCGAACAGTTTAAGCCCGAGCACTACGTTCCTGCCTTTCAGGAGATAATTGCAAAGGCCAAAAAGCAGGTTGATGATATCGTAGCCAGCAAGGCAGCGCTAACTTTCGACAACACCATTGTTGCCCTAGAGCGCAGTGGTGAAGATCTCGAGCGTGTTGCCAACGTCTTCTTCAACCTCAACTCGGCCGAAACCAACGAGCAGCTGCAGGCGGTAGCCCGCGAGGTTGCCCCATTGCTTTCCGACTTCTCGAACGATATCAACCTAAACCCTGCGCTGTTTGCCAAGGTAAAGGCGGTGTACGATAGGCGTAACACCCTTAAACTCGACGACGAGCAGCAGATGCTCCTCGAGAAAACCTACAAGGGCTTCGTGCGCAGCGGCGCCAACCTCGACGAGAAGGGGAAGGAGCGCTTCCGCCAAATCAGCAAGGAACTCTCCGACCTATCGCTTCAGTTTGATGAGAATGTGCTAGCCGAAACCAACGGCTTTGTGCTCCACATAACCAACGAGGCCGATTTGGCCGGCATCCCCGATGGTGCCCGCGAGATGGCCAAAGGAATTGCTCAGTCGAAGAAGCTAGACGGTTGGGCCTTCGACCTGTCGATGCCCAGCTTTATGGCCTTCATGAAGTATGCCGATAACCGAGAGCTTCGCGAAAAGCTCTTTAAGGCTTACGGATCGCGCGGCTTTCAGAATAACAAGTACAACAACTATGAGATTGTTGCCAAAACGGTGAACCTTCGCCTCGAAATGGCCAAGCTACTTGGCTATAACACCTATGGCGACTATGTGCTCGAGGAGCGCATGGCCCAGAGCGCCGATAAGGTAAACGGCCTGCTCAACCAGCTGCTCAGTGCCTCACAGCCTGCCGGTAAGAAGGAGGTTGAAGAGGTTACCGCCTTTGCCAAGGAGAGCGGCGCCAGCTTCGAGCTGCAGCGTTGGGACTGGTCGTACTACTCCGAGAAGTTAAAGGATAAGAAGTACAGCGTAAACGACGAGCTGGTAAAGCCCTACTTCCAACTCGAGAAGGTTCGCGATGGGGTGCTAGGCCTCGCCGGCAAGCTGTACGGCATATCGTTTAAGAAGAATGCCAGCATTCCGGTGTATAATAAGGATGTTGAAGCCTACGAGGTGTACGATAAGGATGGCAAGTTCCTTTCGGTGCTTTACATGGACTACTATCCCCGTGCCGGCAAGAATGGCGGTGCCTGGATGACCAACTACCGCTCGCAGTACAACGATGGTAAAAAGGATGTTCGTCCGGTAGTTTCGCTAGTGTTCAACTTCAATAAGCCAACCGAGAGTCGCCCATCGCTGCTCACCTTTGGCGAACTGGAAACCTTCCTTCACGAGTTCGGCCATGGCTTGCACGGAATGTTTGCCAACGGCAAGTATGCAAGCCTGTCGGGTACCAGCGTGTACCGCGACTTTGTGGAGCTGCCATCGCAAATCATGGAGAACTGGGCTGTAGAGAAGGAGTTTCTCGATATGTTTGCCGAGCATTACCAAACTGGCGAGAAGATTCCACAGGATCTTATCAACAAGATTAAGCAGAGCGCCAACTTCCAGGCTGGGTATGCATCGCTGCGCCAGCTAAGCTTCGGGCTACTCGATATGGCTTGGCATTCGCAAGCTGCACCGTTTGCCGGAAACATGATCGACTTTGAGCGTAACGCTACTGCTGCAACAGATATCCTTCCCGCAGTTGATGGAACGGCCACTTCTTCGGCATTCTCGCACATTTTTGCCGGAGGTTATGCCGCAGGATACTACGGCTACAAGTGGGCCGAGGTGCTCGATGCCGATGCCTACTCGCTCTTTAAGAAGAACGGCATCTTCGACACCAAGACAGCTCAATCGTTCCGCGACAACATCCTTTCGAAGGGTGGAACCCTGCATCCTATGAAACTTTACGTGAAGTTCAGGGGGCAGGAGCCAACTGTTGATGCCCTCTTGGAGAGAAGTGGTTTGAAGAATTAA